In Stigmatopora nigra isolate UIUO_SnigA chromosome 11, RoL_Snig_1.1, whole genome shotgun sequence, the following proteins share a genomic window:
- the gpr156 gene encoding putative G-protein coupled receptor 156 produces MEPAWNCSSRCDSPLCLGISGVQREDSMEVLQRLCSLTRMVATPSRRRLSWVMSAVVWTLLSCGILLAFCFLLFTLRCKNNRIVKMSSPNLNILSLLGSVLTYTSGLLFAVDTPPHPHTEVSTAVLHARVWTLCLGSTMVFGPILGKTWRLYRVFTQRVPDKRVIIRDIQLMAMVAVLIVADLLVLSVWNLSDPIRCSRSLNAIVKVEKDVSYSLSLLDSCSSMYSDLWVFIIVLKKGCLLLYGTYLAGLTNDVSRPPVNQSPTILTTALLVTFCSGVAIPVSLLMPAWPNVVCGTVAGAIFICTLATDCMLFVPQLTEWRYFEEDHNNASQMAKYFSSPAKSQQSVYSQDEIYFLLGENNSMKKLLNEKNAVIDSLQEQVSNAKDKLLLLVSASHESGEQEADDVQSSSIQATQLQTAHLLTYQSNDKSDFSPLAPDSSSSGGPRSFDCPPILALSPNSGKMNGDPSNAITETPPKPGGCLRTATETANFVTSFQSPGLLDHFETLSNRPTSPSEPNVKPAGFVSSEKLQEILQELSIDTVLETVLKSARSPSHSRFTENSSFSPISLRSSHPPPIFRYPSISPYAMRKRRPPFNPRRRRRFQTSCRHPERVASKGGNIEDCTALRVPDCHSEVQDGDVSSLPSKSSRCSPDPFDVETTGDTQEPCRYWESDSSSSTDYCFYHRPYCDSCLQRGSLLTTDSSDSSDSEYESNDLYRSARPVVFKEDLKPTFV; encoded by the exons ATGGAGCCAGCGTGGAACTGCAGCTCTCGCTGCGACTCCCCACTATGTCTCGGCATCTCGGGGGTCCAAAGGGAAGACAGCATGGAGGTGCTTCAGAGACTCTGCAGTCTTACTCGg ATGGTGGCGACCCCCTCAAGACGCCGGCTTTCGTGGGTGATGAGCGCAGTGGTGTGGACGCTGCTGTCCTGTGGCATTCTGCTTGCCTTTTGCTTCCTGCTCTTCACATTGCGTTGCAAAAACAACAG AATAGTGAAGATGTCCAGTCCTAACCTGAACATCCTGAGTCTCTTAGGAAGCGTCCTCACGTACACCAGCGGCTTACTGTTTGCCGTTGATACGCCACCACACCCTCATACCGAAGTATCTACAGCCGTACTACAC GCCCGGGTTTGGACCCTCTGTCTGGGCAGCACCATGGTGTTTGGACCCATTTTAGGAAAAACCTGGCGACTCTATAGAGTCTTCACACAGAGAGTTCCTGACAAGAGAGTG ATCATCAGAGACATTCAGCTTATGGCCATGGTAGCGGTCTTGATTGTGGCCGATCTACTAGTCCTGAGCGTCTGGAACCTCTCGGACCCCATCCGCTGTTCCCGATCGCTCAATGCCATCGTTAAAGTGGAGAAGGATGTCTCCTATTCTTTGTCCCTGCTGGATTCCTGTTCTTCCATGTACTCGGATCTGTGGGTTTTCATTATCGTCCTTAAAAAG GGGTGTCTGCTGCTGTACGGAACTTACCTGGCGGGTCTGACTAATGACGTGAGCCGGCCTCCGGTCAACCAATCTCCCACCATTCTCACAACAGCATTACTGGTCACCTTTTGCTCGGGCGTGGCCATCCCTGTGTCGCTCTTGATGCCGGCTTGGCCCAACGTGGTCTGCGGCACGGTGGCCGGTGCCATTTTTATTTGCACGCTGGCCACCGACTGCATGCTTTTTGTACCCCAG CTCACCGAGTGGCGGTATTTTGAGGAGGATCACAACAATGCCAGTCAGATGGCCAAGTACTTCAGCAGCCCTGCCAAGAGCCAGCAATCAGTCTATAGCCAGGATGAGATCTACTTCCTTCTCGGGGAAAACAACTCTATGAAGAAGCTCCTCAATGAG aagaacgCTGTGATCGACAGCCTGCAAGAGCAGGTGAGCAATGCCAAAGACAAGCTTCTCCTCTTGGTGTCGGCCAGTCACGAGTCAGGAGAGCAGGAGGCAGACGACGTCCAGTCGTCCTCTATTCAAGCCACTCAACTCCAGACCGCTCACCTTCTAACCTATCAGAGCAACGACAAGTCTGATTTCTCGCCTTTGGCTCCTGATTCTTCGTCATCGGGTGGTCCGCGATCATTTGACTGTCCCCCTATTTTAGCTTTATCTCCAAATTCTGGAAAAATGAATGGAGATCCTTCCAATGCTATTACAGAAACACCCCCCAAGCCTGGGGGTTGTCTTAGGACAGCAACAGAAACTGCTAATTTTGTAACCTCTTTCCAATCCCCTGGACTTTTGGACCATTTTGAAACGTTGAGCAACAGACCAACATCCCCCTCAGAACCGAACGTCAAACCGGCCGGTTTTGTCAGTAGCGAGAAACTGCAGGAGATCCTCCAAGAACTTAGTATTGACACCGTTTTGGAAACTGTCCTAAAATCTGCAAGGAGTCCTTCCCACAGTAGATTTACCGAGAACTCTTCGTTCTCTCCAATTTCTCTCCGTTCCTCTCATCCTCCTCCGATCTTCAGATACCCCAGCATCTCCCCCTATGCCATGAGGAAACGTCGACCACCCTTCAACCCGCGTAGACGTAGACGGTTCCAAACCAGTTGTCGGCACCCTGAGAGGGTCGCATCGAAAGGTGGCAACATTGAGGATTGTACTGCACTGCGGGTTCCTGACTGCCATTCTGAAGTGCAAGATGGGGATGTTAGCAGTTTGCCATCAAAATCTAGCAGATGTTCTCCAGACCCGTTTGACGTAGAGACAACGGGTGACACTCAGGAACCTTGTAGGTACTGGGAATCAGACTCCAGCAGCTCTACAGACTACTGTTTCTATCACCGACCCTACTGCGACTCGTGCTTACAACGAGGCTCGCTCTTGACCACGGACTCCTCAGACTCTTCCGACAGTGAGTACGAAAGTAACGATCTTTATCGTTCTGCTCGTCCAGTCGTGTTCAAGGAAGACCTAAAACCCACATTCGTGTAA